The stretch of DNA GGCGTGTGCTCGAACGATTCGAGCGCCGCGCTGACGCTGGGGTAGCAATCGAACACCCGCGTCAGGTTGGTCAGCGTGAAAATCTCGTCGATATAGGGCGCCAGGCAGCACAGCGCCAGCCGCCCGCCTGAGAGCCGCACATCGCGCAGGCAGGAGATCAGCGCGCCCAGTCCGGAACTGTTGATGAAATGAATCTTTTCCATGTTGAGCACCAGATTCACCCGGCGGTCGGCCAGGCGCTGACGGATCGCGTCCTTCAATGCGCTGGAACTGACTAAATCGAGACGGCCGTTGATGGCGAGGAGGTCGACCGCTTGATGA from bacterium encodes:
- a CDS encoding STAS domain-containing protein, translated to MELRVETHQAVDLLAINGRLDLVSSSALKDAIRQRLADRRVNLVLNMEKIHFINSSGLGALISCLRDVRLSGGRLALCCLAPYIDEIFTLTNLTRVFDCYPSVSAALESFEHTPRAAALHR